One window of Rhizobium leguminosarum genomic DNA carries:
- a CDS encoding beta-ketoacyl-[acyl-carrier-protein] synthase family protein gives MDRRVVITGIGGLCGLGTNAASIWTEMREGRSAISPIITTDLYDLEGTVGAEIKAIPEHEIPRKQLVSMDRFSLLAVIAATEAMRQAGLSCNEQNAHRFGAAMGVGGPGWGTIEETYRSILLDGVTRARIFTAPKGMPSAAAGQVSICLGLRGPVFGVTSACAAANHAIASAVDQIRLGRADVMLAGGSDAPLTWGVLKSWEALRVLAPDTCRPFSADRKGVVLGEGAGMAVLESYEHAAARGATMLAEIAGIGLSGDAYDIVMPSIEGPEAAMRSCLADAELNADDVDYLNAHGTGTVANDQMETAAIKRVFGDHAFEMSVSSTKSMHAHCLGAASALEMIACVMAIREGVIPPTANYREPDPQCDLDVTPNVPRERKVRVAMSNAFAMGGTNAVVAFRQVYR, from the coding sequence ATGGACAGGCGCGTCGTAATCACGGGAATTGGCGGACTTTGCGGATTAGGCACGAACGCTGCATCCATTTGGACAGAAATGCGCGAAGGCCGCTCCGCGATCAGCCCCATCATCACTACAGATCTTTATGATCTGGAAGGCACAGTGGGTGCCGAGATCAAGGCGATACCGGAACACGAAATTCCGCGCAAACAGCTTGTTTCTATGGACCGTTTCAGCCTGCTCGCGGTGATTGCTGCGACCGAAGCCATGCGGCAGGCCGGACTTTCTTGCAATGAACAAAATGCCCACCGTTTCGGTGCCGCGATGGGCGTCGGCGGACCCGGTTGGGGAACAATTGAAGAAACCTACCGCAGCATCCTTCTAGACGGGGTGACCCGGGCTCGCATTTTCACCGCGCCGAAGGGAATGCCGAGCGCGGCTGCCGGCCAAGTCAGCATTTGTCTCGGCCTACGCGGCCCTGTCTTTGGCGTCACCTCCGCCTGCGCGGCGGCAAATCATGCGATCGCTTCCGCGGTGGATCAGATCAGGCTGGGCCGCGCAGACGTCATGCTTGCGGGGGGGAGCGATGCGCCGCTCACCTGGGGGGTCCTGAAATCATGGGAAGCACTGCGAGTGCTTGCCCCTGATACCTGTCGTCCGTTCTCCGCCGACAGGAAAGGCGTTGTCCTTGGAGAGGGCGCCGGAATGGCTGTGTTGGAAAGCTACGAGCATGCCGCTGCCCGCGGTGCGACTATGCTTGCCGAGATTGCCGGAATCGGGCTTTCTGGCGATGCCTACGATATCGTCATGCCCTCCATTGAGGGGCCGGAGGCAGCTATGCGCAGCTGCCTTGCCGATGCCGAGTTAAATGCTGATGATGTTGACTACCTCAACGCGCACGGCACCGGCACCGTTGCGAATGACCAGATGGAGACGGCGGCGATCAAGCGCGTCTTCGGAGACCACGCTTTTGAGATGTCCGTCTCCTCCACCAAATCGATGCACGCCCATTGCCTAGGTGCCGCCAGCGCACTTGAAATGATCGCCTGCGTAATGGCGATCCGTGAAGGTGTCATACCGCCCACCGCCAACTATCGTGAGCCGGACCCGCAATGCGATCTTGACGTCACTCCCAATGTCCCGCGAGAGCGCAAGGTTCGCGTTGCGATGAGCAATGCGTTCGCGATGGGGGGCACCAACGCCGTCGTCGCATTCAGGCAGGTGTATCGCTGA
- a CDS encoding phosphopantetheine-binding protein, with product MADQLTVEIIAAIKNLAQSENGGRLPVSIGEITADSELTNLGIDSLALADVLWDLEQAYGIKIEMNTTDAWSNLKNIGDVVEAVRGLIAKEA from the coding sequence ATGGCGGATCAACTCACAGTTGAAATTATTGCAGCGATTAAAAATCTCGCCCAATCAGAGAATGGGGGGAGGCTTCCAGTATCGATTGGAGAAATAACCGCTGATAGCGAGTTGACCAACCTCGGTATCGACTCTCTGGCTTTGGCCGATGTGCTCTGGGACTTGGAGCAGGCGTACGGCATCAAGATCGAGATGAACACGACCGATGCTTGGTCTAATCTGAAAAATATCGGCGACGTCGTCGAAGCCGTTCGGGGCTTGATCGCAAAGGAGGCTTAA
- a CDS encoding sugar O-acetyltransferase — MTRSQKDKMLAGEMYNAADPELQADLLATGAWLKRYNETLGSPTEHWNALLLERLREVGTGAVIRPPFHCDYGYNIRLGAYVYINFNCVILDVAEVTIGAGTAIGPAAQIYTADHPHDPEQRQSGLQLGRPVRIGKDVWIGGGAIILPGVTIGDNAVVGAGSVVTRDIPAGEKAVGNPARLRR, encoded by the coding sequence ATGACACGGAGTCAAAAAGACAAGATGCTGGCGGGCGAGATGTACAACGCGGCGGACCCGGAGCTTCAAGCCGACCTACTGGCCACGGGCGCATGGTTAAAGCGATATAATGAGACTCTCGGAAGTCCAACTGAGCATTGGAACGCGCTCCTGCTCGAGCGGTTGAGAGAGGTCGGAACTGGAGCCGTGATCCGCCCTCCATTTCATTGCGATTACGGCTACAACATCCGACTTGGCGCCTACGTTTACATTAATTTCAACTGTGTAATACTCGACGTAGCAGAGGTGACGATTGGTGCTGGGACCGCAATCGGGCCGGCTGCGCAGATCTACACCGCCGACCACCCACATGATCCAGAGCAGCGGCAATCTGGACTTCAGCTAGGTCGCCCTGTCCGGATTGGCAAAGACGTCTGGATTGGCGGCGGAGCAATCATTCTTCCAGGGGTGACAATCGGCGACAATGCCGTCGTCGGCGCCGGGAGCGTGGTCACCCGCGACATACCGGCAGGGGAAAAGGCTGTCGGAAATCCGGCTCGGTTGAGGCGATGA
- a CDS encoding LysR family transcriptional regulator: protein MRFKGLDLNLLVALNALMTERKLTAAARSINLSQPAMSAAIGRLRAYFNDELFVMQQRKLVPTPRAEALAPAVRDALLHIQCSILAWEPCVPAESDRRFRIILSDFMALVFLEKVIKRVAREAPGVSFELLSLDDDPDELLHSGDVDFLILPDVFMSAKHPKATLFEETLVCVGCPENERLRGKLSLERFMSMGHVAAMFGRSLKPSVEQWLLLQHGFKRRVDIAVPSFNLIPSLLSGTNRIATLPSRLVRHFEPVVPLQIVDHPLPPLRFTEALQWPSLHDSDPGNAWMREIMFQEASRMEALPENSAEHRHADA from the coding sequence ATGCGTTTTAAGGGCCTGGACCTAAATCTTCTCGTAGCGCTCAACGCTTTGATGACCGAGCGGAAGCTCACAGCAGCAGCGCGCAGCATTAACCTCAGTCAACCGGCGATGAGCGCAGCCATCGGCAGGCTGCGCGCCTATTTCAATGACGAGCTATTTGTGATGCAGCAGCGCAAGCTTGTTCCCACGCCGCGAGCCGAAGCGCTTGCCCCTGCAGTTCGCGATGCTCTTTTGCATATTCAGTGTTCTATCCTTGCTTGGGAACCATGTGTCCCGGCGGAATCCGATCGGCGCTTCAGGATCATCCTCTCCGACTTTATGGCGCTCGTTTTCTTAGAGAAGGTCATAAAGCGCGTGGCGCGTGAAGCACCGGGCGTCAGCTTCGAATTGCTCTCCCTCGATGATGATCCAGATGAACTTCTCCACAGTGGTGATGTCGACTTCTTGATCCTTCCAGACGTGTTCATGTCAGCAAAACATCCCAAGGCGACACTGTTTGAGGAGACGCTGGTGTGTGTCGGCTGCCCCGAGAATGAACGGTTGCGCGGGAAGCTGTCACTCGAGCGCTTCATGTCCATGGGACACGTCGCGGCGATGTTCGGGCGGTCGCTAAAGCCGTCTGTTGAACAATGGCTATTACTTCAGCACGGTTTCAAGCGGCGCGTCGATATCGCAGTTCCCTCCTTCAACTTGATCCCATCATTGCTCTCGGGGACGAATAGGATAGCAACCCTTCCGTCACGTCTTGTCAGACATTTCGAACCGGTAGTCCCCCTGCAGATCGTCGATCATCCGTTGCCTCCCCTCCGGTTCACGGAGGCTTTACAGTGGCCTTCACTTCATGATTCGGACCCCGGAAACGCCTGGATGCGCGAGATAATGTTCCAGGAAGCTTCGCGAATGGAAGCCCTTCCGGAAAACTCGGCGGAACATCGACACGCGGATGCTTGA
- the nodC gene encoding chitooligosaccharide synthase NodC, producing MTLLETTSIAAVSLYGLLSMAYRCVQVVHARRALAAEQLEPAGEASALPSVDIIIPSFNEKPRALSNCLASLANQDYPGVLRFYVVDDGSRDRDAVVEQQIVYAGDARFEFIVLPRNIGKRKAQIAAISRSCGDLILNVDSDTTLASDVVSKLSKKMRDPAVGAVMGQLIASNQRDTWLTRLIDMEYWLACNEERAAQGRFGAVMCCCGPCAMYRRSAFLMLLDQYETQLYRGKPSDFGEDRHLTILMLSAGFRTEYVPTAIAATIVPDGMSAYLRQQLRWARSTFRDTLLGLHLLKSMNWYLTLDIIGQNAGPLLLALSVLTGIAQFVLIGSVPWWVIATIGSMTMIRCCVAAYRARQLRFLGFAVHTLVNVFLLLPLKAYALCTLSNSDWLSRGSGVNASDAARKQKASETPRLTASEATFGGE from the coding sequence ATGACCTTGCTTGAAACAACCAGCATCGCCGCCGTCTCGCTCTATGGGCTGCTCTCCATGGCTTATAGGTGCGTACAGGTCGTTCATGCTCGACGAGCACTTGCGGCGGAACAATTGGAACCTGCAGGCGAAGCGAGCGCTTTGCCCAGCGTGGACATTATTATTCCTTCCTTCAACGAAAAACCGCGAGCCCTATCGAATTGCTTGGCGTCCCTAGCCAACCAGGACTATCCGGGGGTGCTCCGTTTTTACGTGGTTGACGACGGTTCAAGAGATCGCGACGCCGTGGTGGAGCAGCAGATAGTCTATGCCGGCGACGCGAGGTTCGAATTCATAGTGCTTCCGAGGAATATCGGAAAACGCAAAGCGCAAATCGCCGCAATATCACGATCGTGCGGTGACCTAATCTTGAATGTGGATTCAGACACCACTCTCGCTTCCGACGTCGTCTCCAAACTGAGCAAAAAAATGCGCGATCCGGCGGTCGGCGCGGTGATGGGACAACTTATAGCAAGCAATCAGCGTGATACGTGGCTGACCCGATTGATCGACATGGAGTACTGGCTCGCCTGCAATGAGGAACGCGCCGCGCAGGGCCGATTCGGTGCTGTGATGTGTTGCTGTGGGCCCTGTGCCATGTACCGCCGGTCGGCTTTCCTCATGCTTCTTGATCAATACGAAACGCAGCTTTATCGTGGAAAGCCGAGTGACTTTGGTGAGGATCGTCATTTGACCATCCTCATGCTAAGCGCAGGCTTCAGAACTGAATACGTCCCAACCGCCATCGCAGCGACGATTGTACCCGATGGAATGAGTGCCTATTTGCGTCAACAACTGCGTTGGGCGCGTAGTACTTTCCGAGACACCCTGCTTGGCCTCCACCTCCTCAAAAGCATGAACTGGTATCTGACTTTGGACATCATCGGGCAGAATGCCGGGCCGCTGCTCCTCGCATTGTCCGTGCTGACAGGCATCGCTCAGTTCGTGTTGATTGGTTCAGTGCCCTGGTGGGTGATAGCAACGATCGGATCTATGACAATGATACGATGCTGCGTGGCGGCTTATCGTGCCCGACAACTTCGGTTTCTTGGTTTCGCGGTGCACACCCTCGTGAACGTCTTTCTTTTGCTCCCGTTGAAGGCGTACGCGCTCTGCACGTTGTCCAATAGTGATTGGCTGTCGCGAGGCTCAGGGGTCAACGCGTCAGACGCCGCTCGGAAGCAGAAGGCCTCCGAAACTCCAAGGCTGACGGCCTCCGAAGCTACTTTTGGCGGCGAATAA
- the nodI gene encoding nodulation factor ABC transporter ATP-binding protein NodI produces the protein MNGQSDLQAAVAETLHQQSDLSARQYPSIPEAITSRVGSVSSVAIELAGVTKSYQGRPVVDGLSFNIASGECFGLLGPNGAGKSTISRMILGMTSPDAGKISVLGVQVPGQARLARARIGVVSQFDNLDLEFTVRENLFVYGRYFRMKARDIEAVVPSLLEFARLESKADTRVADLSGGMKRRLTLARALINDPQILILDEPTTGLDPHARHLIWERLRLLLARGKTILLTTHIMEEAERLCHRLCVLEGGIKIAEGRPHDLIDEQIGCPVIEIYGGDLQELSLLVKPNARRVEISGETLFCYTPDPEQVRAQLRGYKGLRLLERPPNLEDVFLRLTGREME, from the coding sequence ATGAACGGTCAATCGGATCTACAGGCAGCCGTCGCTGAGACGCTCCACCAACAAAGCGACCTCTCGGCGCGGCAATACCCTTCGATTCCAGAAGCAATCACTTCCCGGGTAGGATCGGTCTCCTCCGTCGCGATCGAGCTCGCCGGTGTTACCAAATCATATCAGGGCAGGCCTGTAGTCGACGGGTTGTCTTTCAACATTGCATCAGGAGAGTGCTTTGGCCTGCTAGGACCGAATGGCGCCGGAAAAAGCACGATCAGCCGTATGATCCTGGGAATGACGTCGCCAGATGCAGGCAAGATCTCAGTGCTCGGAGTGCAGGTGCCAGGGCAGGCTCGCTTGGCGCGCGCGCGTATCGGTGTCGTTTCCCAGTTCGACAATCTCGACTTGGAGTTCACGGTTCGGGAAAACCTTTTTGTCTACGGCCGGTACTTCCGCATGAAGGCCCGGGACATCGAAGCGGTCGTGCCCTCGCTGCTGGAATTTGCGCGCCTTGAGAGCAAGGCAGATACGCGCGTGGCGGATCTTTCGGGAGGCATGAAGCGACGCCTCACGTTGGCGCGCGCGCTGATCAATGACCCGCAGATCCTGATATTGGATGAACCGACCACTGGCCTCGACCCACACGCACGCCACCTGATCTGGGAGCGGTTGCGATTGCTCTTGGCAAGAGGCAAGACGATCCTTTTGACGACCCACATCATGGAGGAGGCGGAACGTCTGTGTCACCGGCTTTGTGTGCTTGAAGGTGGAATTAAGATCGCCGAGGGCCGTCCACATGACCTGATAGACGAGCAGATCGGCTGTCCGGTGATCGAGATCTATGGCGGAGATCTGCAGGAGCTTAGCCTTTTGGTCAAGCCAAACGCTCGACGCGTCGAGATCAGCGGCGAGACCCTATTCTGCTACACCCCAGATCCAGAGCAAGTTCGCGCGCAACTGCGCGGATACAAAGGTCTGCGCCTCCTCGAGCGTCCCCCGAACTTAGAGGACGTATTCTTGCGGTTAACCGGACGTGAGATGGAGTAG
- a CDS encoding sugar ABC transporter substrate-binding protein — protein MKKFILGTAMALVMSTAAHAETVGVSMAKFDDNFLTVLRNGMTDYAKTLSGVTLQVEDAQNDVSKQQSQIQNFIASKVDAIIVNPVDTDATTAMSKLAADAGIPLVYVNRQPVNVDTLPEKQAFVASNEQESGTLETKEICRILGGKGKAVVIMGELSNQAARMRTQDVHDVVKTDECKGLQIVEEQTANWDRTQGADLMTNWLSSGIEFDAVISNNDEMAIGAIQALKAAGKDMTKVVVGGVDATQDALAAMQAGDLDVTVFQDAAGQGKGSLDTALKIAKGEKVEKKVYIPFQLVTPENVKDFVTKN, from the coding sequence ATGAAAAAGTTTATCCTGGGCACTGCGATGGCGCTCGTCATGTCGACGGCCGCTCACGCAGAAACCGTCGGCGTTTCGATGGCGAAATTCGACGACAACTTTCTGACCGTTCTGCGCAATGGCATGACCGACTATGCCAAGACGTTGAGCGGCGTGACGCTGCAGGTCGAAGACGCGCAGAACGACGTTTCCAAGCAGCAGAGCCAGATCCAGAATTTCATCGCCTCGAAGGTCGATGCAATCATCGTCAACCCTGTCGATACCGATGCGACCACGGCGATGTCGAAACTCGCCGCCGATGCCGGCATTCCGCTGGTTTACGTCAACCGCCAGCCGGTCAATGTCGACACGCTGCCGGAGAAGCAGGCTTTCGTCGCATCCAACGAGCAGGAATCCGGCACGCTGGAAACCAAGGAAATCTGCCGCATTCTCGGTGGCAAGGGCAAGGCCGTCGTCATCATGGGCGAGCTCTCCAACCAGGCTGCGCGCATGCGCACCCAGGACGTCCATGACGTCGTCAAGACCGATGAATGCAAGGGCCTGCAGATCGTCGAAGAGCAGACGGCCAACTGGGATCGCACCCAGGGCGCCGACCTGATGACCAACTGGCTCTCCAGCGGCATCGAATTCGACGCCGTGATCTCCAACAACGACGAAATGGCGATCGGGGCGATCCAGGCGCTGAAGGCTGCCGGCAAGGATATGACCAAGGTCGTCGTCGGCGGTGTCGACGCCACGCAGGACGCGCTTGCCGCCATGCAGGCCGGCGATCTCGACGTCACCGTGTTCCAGGATGCGGCCGGCCAGGGCAAGGGCTCGCTCGATACGGCGCTGAAAATCGCCAAGGGCGAAAAGGTCGAGAAGAAGGTTTATATTCCCTTCCAGCTCGTCACGCCTGAAAACGTCAAGGACTTCGTCACCAAGAACTGA
- a CDS encoding LysR substrate-binding domain-containing protein, producing the protein MNGAINSHSRSVTSLAYRLVRRTYCCRVVSVQAIVHSIESSQIRGNHNWLKSLISFWGSLLEKVIKRVAREAPGVSFELLSLDDDPDELLHSGDVDFLILPDVFMSAKHPKATLFEETLVCVGCPENERLRGKLSLERFMSMGHVAAMFGRSLKPSVEQWLLLQHGFKRRVDIAVPSFNLIPSLLSGTNRIATLPSRLVRHFEPVVPLQIVDHPLPPLRFTEALQWPSLHDSDPGNAWMREIMFQEASRMQALPENCREP; encoded by the coding sequence ATGAACGGCGCAATAAATTCCCATTCGCGATCGGTAACATCGCTTGCATATCGGCTCGTCCGACGGACATATTGCTGTCGGGTGGTTTCAGTCCAGGCCATTGTGCACTCCATCGAATCTTCGCAAATCCGAGGGAATCACAACTGGCTGAAATCACTCATATCTTTTTGGGGCAGCCTCTTAGAGAAGGTCATAAAGCGCGTGGCGCGTGAAGCACCGGGCGTCAGCTTCGAATTGCTCTCCCTCGATGATGATCCAGATGAACTTCTCCACAGTGGTGATGTCGACTTCTTGATCCTTCCAGACGTGTTCATGTCAGCAAAACATCCCAAGGCGACACTGTTTGAGGAGACGCTGGTGTGTGTCGGCTGCCCCGAGAATGAACGGTTGCGCGGGAAGCTGTCACTCGAGCGCTTCATGTCCATGGGACACGTCGCGGCGATGTTCGGGCGGTCGCTAAAGCCGTCTGTTGAACAATGGCTATTACTTCAGCACGGTTTCAAGCGGCGCGTCGATATCGCAGTTCCCTCCTTCAACTTGATCCCATCATTGCTCTCGGGGACGAATAGGATAGCAACCCTTCCGTCACGTCTTGTCAGACATTTCGAACCGGTAGTCCCCCTGCAGATCGTCGATCATCCGTTGCCTCCCCTCCGGTTCACGGAGGCTTTACAGTGGCCTTCACTTCATGATTCGGACCCCGGAAACGCCTGGATGCGCGAGATAATGTTCCAGGAAGCTTCGCGAATGCAAGCCCTTCCGGAAAACTGTCGGGAACCGTGA
- a CDS encoding IS5 family transposase, giving the protein MAWTETTRQQYVRRTSRYASDVTDREWEFIAPFMPAPRRLGRPRKTDLREVLNALLYIASTGCQWRMLPKDFPACSTVQRYFYEWRAMGLWPRINHHLVMEARELDGKEASPTAGAIDSQSVKTTESGGIRGFDAGKKIKGRKRHIIVDTLGLMVGLMVHSADIQDRDGAPDLLKSIRNRWPWLLHVFADGGYAGDKLKKRLQKIGKWTLEIIKRTDKAKGFEILPRRWVVERTFAWLGRCRRLAKDFETSIASAEAWITIAHIRMLTRRLARYGYR; this is encoded by the coding sequence ATGGCCTGGACTGAAACCACCCGACAGCAATATGTCCGTCGGACGAGCCGATATGCAAGCGATGTTACCGATCGCGAATGGGAATTTATTGCGCCGTTCATGCCCGCGCCACGGCGCCTGGGCCGGCCACGCAAGACCGATCTGCGCGAGGTTTTAAACGCCCTTCTCTATATCGCTTCGACAGGCTGCCAGTGGCGGATGCTGCCGAAGGACTTTCCGGCCTGTTCAACGGTGCAGCGGTATTTCTATGAATGGCGGGCAATGGGTCTTTGGCCACGGATCAACCACCACCTCGTCATGGAGGCACGGGAGCTGGACGGGAAGGAAGCTTCACCGACGGCTGGCGCCATCGACAGCCAAAGCGTCAAAACTACTGAAAGCGGCGGTATTCGGGGCTTTGATGCGGGTAAGAAGATCAAGGGCCGCAAGCGCCACATCATTGTTGATACGCTCGGGCTGATGGTCGGCCTCATGGTGCACAGCGCTGATATCCAGGACCGCGACGGCGCTCCCGATCTCCTGAAATCTATCCGCAACCGATGGCCGTGGCTCCTTCATGTCTTCGCCGATGGCGGCTATGCGGGCGACAAGCTGAAAAAGCGGCTGCAGAAAATAGGAAAATGGACACTCGAAATTATCAAGCGTACCGACAAGGCCAAGGGTTTCGAAATCCTGCCGCGCCGCTGGGTCGTCGAGAGGACGTTCGCCTGGCTGGGACGATGCAGAAGATTGGCCAAGGACTTCGAGACATCCATCGCTTCAGCAGAAGCCTGGATAACCATCGCTCACATCCGAATGCTCACCAGGCGGCTGGCAAGATACGGATATCGTTGA
- a CDS encoding NodA family N-acyltransferase — protein sequence MSSGVRWRISWENDLEPSDHAELSEFFRATYGPTGAFNAKPFETGRSWAGARPERRAIAYDSKGIASHMGLLRRFIRVGDTDLLVAELGLYGVRPDLEGLGIAHSIRALAPTLLDIAVPFAFGTVRHAMRNHVERFCRDGIANILTGVRVRSTLPDTQPDMPSTRTEDVLLVVFPIERTMSEWPSGSLIERNGSEL from the coding sequence ATGTCTAGTGGAGTGCGATGGAGAATATCCTGGGAAAATGATCTCGAACCGTCAGACCACGCGGAACTGTCTGAGTTTTTTCGGGCGACCTACGGTCCGACAGGCGCGTTCAACGCCAAACCTTTCGAGACCGGCCGAAGCTGGGCCGGTGCGAGACCGGAACGCCGCGCGATTGCCTACGATTCGAAAGGCATTGCGAGCCACATGGGGTTGCTGCGGCGTTTCATAAGAGTCGGCGATACCGATTTGCTGGTCGCGGAACTTGGCTTGTATGGAGTGCGGCCGGATCTGGAGGGGCTCGGCATAGCTCATTCGATCCGCGCATTGGCTCCAACTTTGCTGGATATAGCGGTTCCGTTCGCGTTCGGTACCGTTCGGCACGCGATGCGAAACCATGTGGAGAGATTTTGCCGAGACGGTATTGCTAATATTCTGACGGGGGTTCGTGTGAGGTCAACCCTTCCAGATACGCAGCCGGACATGCCCTCCACGCGCACCGAAGACGTGCTCCTCGTAGTATTTCCAATTGAACGAACGATGAGTGAGTGGCCTTCTGGGTCGTTGATTGAACGAAACGGGTCCGAGCTGTGA
- the nodB gene encoding chitooligosaccharide deacetylase NodB: MKRRDYISEVACGPTRGDDRSIYLTFDDGPNPECTGQILDVLAEHRVPATFFVLGAYVKKHPDLIRRVAAEGHLIANHTMTHPDLTTCTSETIEREINETNKAIISACPQAAVRHIRAPYGAWSADVLSRSMSAGLRPVHWSIDPRDWSRPGVDAIVDAVLAAARPGAIVLLHDGCPPDEVENGRLAGLRDQTLLALSGVIPALHSCGYSLRSLPH, translated from the coding sequence GTGAAGCGGCGCGATTACATAAGCGAAGTGGCGTGCGGCCCGACGCGGGGGGACGATCGCAGCATCTACTTAACGTTCGACGACGGCCCCAATCCAGAATGCACCGGACAAATACTCGACGTACTCGCCGAACACCGCGTGCCGGCCACCTTCTTCGTTCTCGGTGCCTATGTCAAAAAGCACCCCGATCTCATTCGCCGTGTCGCGGCAGAAGGTCACTTGATCGCTAATCACACGATGACTCACCCTGATCTTACGACCTGTACATCGGAGACGATCGAACGGGAGATAAACGAGACAAACAAAGCAATTATCTCGGCGTGTCCGCAAGCTGCGGTGCGACATATACGAGCGCCCTACGGGGCTTGGAGCGCGGATGTCCTTTCAAGATCGATGAGCGCTGGACTTCGGCCTGTCCACTGGTCGATAGACCCGAGGGATTGGTCGCGCCCGGGCGTGGATGCCATCGTAGACGCGGTACTCGCTGCCGCCCGGCCAGGTGCAATCGTGCTACTGCATGACGGTTGCCCCCCTGATGAAGTTGAAAACGGCAGGCTTGCCGGATTGCGTGATCAAACACTTCTGGCGCTTTCGGGAGTTATCCCGGCACTACATAGCTGTGGTTACTCCCTTCGTTCACTCCCCCATTAA